The genomic region CGCCGGGGACATCCCCCTCAGACTGGAGGGGTGATGGATCTTTTTGGGTTTCAATATCGTCTGTGCTCATACTTTCGAAAAACGCTGTGCCGAACGCTTCGCCGAAGCGCCCTTTCGACAGCAATGGTCCTTTTTGTGATTTTCACAAGTACGGCAGGCGGGGAATCCCGGATTGTTTTTCTCGGAGACAGCCTCACCGCCGGATACGGACTCGACCCTGAGCAGGCCTACCCGGCTCTCTTAGAGTCGCGACTCAGCGACGAAGGGATCGAGGCCACGGTCGTCAACGCCGGCGTTAGCGGCGACACGTCCGCCGGAGGCCTTCGCCGAGTCAACTGGGTCCTCAGCCAACCGACCGACGTCCTCCTCGTCGCCCTCGGCGGCAACGACGGCCTTCGCGGACAACCGACCGAAGCCTTGGCCGAAAACCTGACCGCTATCATCGAAACCGCCCGCTCAAAATATCCCGACATCCAAATCCTCCTCGCCGGCATGCAAATGCCCGCCTCGATGGGGAAGCAGTACCAGCAAAATTTTGCCGCGGTTTATCCCACAGTCGCCGAGGAAAACGGAGTCACCCTCATCCCTTTCCTCCTCAAAGACGTCGCCGGAGCCCCAGCCCTCAATCAGAGCGACCAGATCCACCCCAACGCCAAAGGACAGGAGATCATCGCCGAGACCGTCTGGCCTTATCTGCAGCAAGCAGTGCGCGCGGAGTAACGGAACTCTTCGTTGAAGATTGAACTCATGAGCACAAAAAACCCGAAGCATACTGTCCGCCTCGCAGCCATCGACCTCGACGGCACCCTACTAGGGCCGGACCTCACCATTTCTCCGACCAACCGTCGAGCCCTGGAGAGT from Puniceicoccus vermicola harbors:
- a CDS encoding arylesterase, with protein sequence MIFTSTAGGESRIVFLGDSLTAGYGLDPEQAYPALLESRLSDEGIEATVVNAGVSGDTSAGGLRRVNWVLSQPTDVLLVALGGNDGLRGQPTEALAENLTAIIETARSKYPDIQILLAGMQMPASMGKQYQQNFAAVYPTVAEENGVTLIPFLLKDVAGAPALNQSDQIHPNAKGQEIIAETVWPYLQQAVRAE